In a genomic window of Vigna angularis cultivar LongXiaoDou No.4 chromosome 6, ASM1680809v1, whole genome shotgun sequence:
- the LOC128197555 gene encoding uncharacterized protein LOC128197555, whose protein sequence is MSTDDPIEMIRALQQKMDEMQQHHESELAAVKADCEARIAREVGKTDGREERAKNKEATTAGEHTLRDTEHDSTWRPTGSEAEGSKAKSVRAESAAEDGQMVVKSEPSSALLLPFTQSIMNVQISEQFVAPQFKTYNGTTDPASHIQTFSNAMAFRTGNEAIWCRAFSLSLEDEALEWFNTLPPNSIENFTGLKQLFIKQFAASSTQDLTVFELMTLKQGKDETLRTFMDRYQKTVRRVKSLTPELALHYILPALKPGPFKDSVCRRAPKTMEELRERAADEIRVEEMKLSYRKENQEAREPRTDGNKPGSSTGKTSGPRPREQRKGPRFPQYTPLNASREKILRDALSAELIPEREANPTPKNADWSKHCAYHKNMGHTTEDCWTLRDKIEELIRAGKLKKYVREERPPQSTERPAQRSTYRKEKPRSARAERPRSERRPSRSRSRSRERPLRGHINTISGGFAGGGSSSSARKRHVRALQSVHLVDKPRRSMPPITFSDEDFHAPDPDQDDPMVITAEIARYGISKVLVDQGSSVNILYWKTFLQMDISEDLIVPYDGQIVGFAGERVDTRGYVELRTRLGTGRSSEEKRVRYLLIEANTSYNVLLGRPCLNAFGAIVSTPHLTMKYPSEKGAICTVRADQKTARECYAAGLKLHARPVKRRAAGSEVAMADLDPRTNTEDRLEPIGETQPILIGREPAQTTLIARELNPEVEKELRALLWKNRDLFAWTAANMPGIHPAVMCHKLSLFQNARPVAQKKRRMGEEKRKAVEEEVGKLKKAGFVREVTYTTWLANVVMVKKANGKWRMCTDYTDLNKACPKDSHPLPSIDALVDGASGHRVLSFLDAYSEYNQIPMYGPDVEKTTFITEKSNFCYEVMPFGLKNAGATYQRLMDRIFRDQIGRCMDVYVDDMVVRSAEGEGHIRDLEEVFRQVRKFDMRLNPVKCTFGVAAGKFLGFMLTSRGIEANPDKCEAILQMPSPTTLKEIQRLVGRLTALSRFIPNLADRLRPVLRKLKKGAGPTWDDECEQAFQDVKTILVNPPVMNRPVPGGDLHIFLGVSETAISAVLMQERPQPRLIYFVSRTLLDAETRYQRVEKVALALLHASRRLRPYFQSHQVIVRTDFPISKILRKPDLAGRMVAWAVELSEFGLRYEPRGSVKGQHLADFAAELPPSGQDEWSLYVDGASGRSVSGAGVVLEGPNGFLLEHSLIFKFKVSNNQAEYEALVAGLELAKDMGARRITCRTDSELVVGQMNGNFQVREERLLRYFQRETDLARAFDKLDIQHIPREQNTRADVLSKLSSGKEKGQLTTVVRQVLLQPSVECSAVSDGGKDWRAEIREIMTRQDEGRTVGPREAKKVARYLEVGDDLYRRGFSSPLLKCLGEAEALYVMDELHNGICGLHTGWRALKARILRAGYYWPTVEADTKTFVQKCVRCQEHSNSSHLPPHALHSMTSPWPFAQWGMDIVGPFPLGQAQKKFLLVAVDYFTKWVEAEPLATITAAQVQKFCWKLARHQLGRAPPDEWASGSNDKTIVSELKRRLGEKKGAWVDELPEVLWAYRCTPHGTTGETPFNLTYGTDAMLPVELGEPSLRRQVDDLNLNDQELRIELDSLDERRDRAALRAEACKRMVERKYNSKVRPRSFQEGDLVWRKAGDARRNPAHGKFAAKWEGPFRVVETLGNGAYRLQRMNGHLIPNTWNATHLKFYFS, encoded by the exons atGAGCACAGACGACCCCATTGAGATGATCCGAGCCCTGCAGCAAAAAATGGATGAAATGCAGCAGCATCATGAGAGCGAACTGGCGGCTGTTAAGGCCGATTGTGAAGCCCGGATAGCCCGGGAGGTTGGGAAGACAGACGGCAGGGAGGAGCGAGCGAAGAATAAGGAAGCGACGACGGCGGGAGAACACACACTCCGGGATACCGAGCATGATAGCACCTGGAGGCCTACCGGGTCCGAAGCTGAAGGAAGCAAGGCGAAATCGGTGCGTGCGGAGAGCGCCGCCGAGGACGGGCAGATGGTAGTCAAGTCGGAGCCGTCATCCGCCTTGTTGCTTCCATTCACCCAGAGCATAATGAATGTCCAAATCTCGGAGCAATTTGTGGCTCCGCAGTTCAAAACTTATAACGGGACAACGGATCCTGCGTCCCATATCCAGACGTTCTCGAACGCAATGGCGTTCCGAACGGGCAATGAAGCCATTTGGTGTCGGGCGTTCTCGCTCTCATTAGAGGACGAAGCATTGGAATGGTTTAATACTCTCCCCCCTAATTCAATAGAAAACTTTACCGGGTTAAAGCAACTATTCATCAAACAATTCGCGGCCAGTAGTACCCAGGACTTGACCGTATTCGAATTAATGACCCTCAAGCAGGGGAAGGATGAAACGCTGCGGACGTTTATGGACAGGTATCAGAAGACCGTTCGACGCGTTAAGAGCCTGACGCCAGAGCTCGCCCTTCACTATATCCTGCCGGCTCTGAAGCCAGGACCGTTTAAGGATAGCGTCTGCAGGCGAGCGCCCAAAACAATGGAGGAGTTAAGGGAACGGGCGGCGGACGAGATAAGGGTGGAAGAGATGAAACTCTCCTACAGAAAAGAGAATCAAGAAGCCAGAGAACCAAGGACGGACGGTAATAAGCCCGGCTCTTCGACGGGAAAAACGTCCGGTCCTAGGCCCCGGGAGCAGAGAAAAGGGCCCCGTTTCCCACAGTATACACCTCTAAATGCCTCGAGGGAGAAAATTCTCCGAGATGCCCTGAGTGCGGAATTGATACCGGAGCGGGAAGCGAACCCGACTCCGAAGAATGCTGATTGGAGCAAACACTGTGCGTACCATAAAAATATGGGTCATACCACCGAGGATTGCTGGACCCTCCGGGATAAGATAGAAGAGCTCATCCGGGCGGGAAAGCTTAAAAAATACGTACGTGAGGAGCGCCCGCCGCAATCAACTGAACGGCCTGCTCAAAGGTCGACGTACCGAAAGGAGAAGCCGAGGAGCGCGCGAGCGGAACGACCCCGCTCAGAGAGGCGACCAAGCCGAAGTCGAAGCCGCAGCCGTGAACGTCCCTTGAGGGGACATATCAACACTATTTCCGGAGGATTCGCGGGAGGAGGATCGTCTTCCTCCGCCCGTAAACGACATGTTCGGGCCCTCCAATCCGTGCATTTAGTGGACAAGCCACGCCGCTCCATGCCACCCATTACCTTTTCGGACGAGGACTTTCACGCCCCTGATCCTGACCAGGACGACCCGATGGTCATAACGGCAGAGATAGCGCGGTATGGGATCAGTAAGGTTCTGGTTGACCAAGGAAGCTCGGTCAACATCCTCTATTGGAAGACCTTCCTGCAGATGGATATCTCGGAGGACCTCATCGTCCCTTATGATGGGCAGATAGTGGGCTTCGCGGGAGAAAGGGTCGACACAAGGGGATACGTGGAATTGAGAACAAGGTTGGGAACCGGACGCTCCAGCGAGGAGAAGAGGGTCCGGTACCTGCTGATAGAGGCCAACACGTCGTACAACGTGCTGCTCGGAAGACCGTGCCTAAACGCGTTTGGGGCAATTGTCTCTACCCCTCACCTCACAATGAAGTATCCCTCCGAAAAGGGAGCTATTTGCACGGTTCGGGCGGACCAGAAGACGGCCAGGGAATGCTACGCGGCGGGGTTGAAACTGCACGCTCGGCCTGTGAAAAGAAGGGCGGCCGGCTCCGAGGTTGCCATGGCAGACCTCGACCCGAGGACGAATACCGAGGACCGGCTGGAGCCCATTGGAGAAACCCAACCCATCCTGATAGGAAGGGAACCCGCTCAGACCACCCTCATCGCCAGGGAGCTGAACCCCGAGGTGGAAAAGGAGCTAAGGGCACTACTATGGAAGAACCGGGATCTATTTGCGTGGACGGCAGCGAATATGCCGGGCATCCATCCCGCGGTGATGTGCCACAAGCTCTCCCTTTTCCAGAACGCCCGCCCAGTCGcacagaaaaagagaagaatggGCGAGGAAAAACGGAAAGCTGTCGAGGAGGAAGTAGGAAAGCTGAAGAAAGCTGGTTTTGTTCGGGAAGTCACGTACACCACGTGGCTGGCTAACGTGGTCATGGTAAAAAAGGCCAATGGAAAGTGGCGCATGTGCACAGACTACACGGACCTGAACAAAGCCTGCCCGAAAGATTCGCACCCCCTACCCAGTATAGACGCCCTGGTGGACGGCGCTTCTGGGCATCGGGTCCTAAGCTTTCTAGATGCATATTCCGAGTACAACCAGATACCCATGTACGGGCCGGACGTCGAGAAGACGACGTTCATAACGGAGAAGTCCAACTTCTGTTACGAAGTCATGCCGTTCGGTTTGAAGAATGCCGGGGCGACGTATCAGCGCCTGATGGACAGGATTTTCCGAGACCAGATAGGCCGGTGCATGGACGTCTACGTCGACGACATGGTCGTCCGGTCCGCAGAAGGAGAGGGACACATCAGAGACCTTGAGGAGGTGTTTCGACAAGTAAGGAAGTTCGACATGCGCCTAAACCCCGTCAAATGTACATTTGGGGTAGCTGCCGGAAAGTTCTTGGGCTTCATGTTAACATCCCGGGGAATCGAGGCCAACCCGGACAAGTGCGAAGCGATATTACAGATGCCAAGTCCGACAACCCTGAAAGAGATCCAAAGACTGGTCGGACGCCTCACCGCTTTGTCCCGCTTTATCCCCAACCTGGCGGATAGGCTGAGGCCGGTCCTCCGGAAATTGAAAAAAGGGGCCGGCCCAACCTGGGACGACGAGTGCGAACAAGCGTTTCAGGACGTAAAAACAATCCTTGTTAACCCGCCGGTCATGAATCGCCCAGTCCCAGGAGGAGATCTGCACATCTTCCTGGGAGTGTCAGAGACGGCTATTAGTGCCGTGTTAATGCAAGAAAGGCCTCAGCCgaggttaatttattttgtgagtcGCACGCTCCTCGACGCCGAAACCCGATACCAACGGGTAGAAAAGGTGGCCTTAGCTTTGCTGCACGCCTCCCGAAGGCTCCGACCTTACTTCCAAAGCCATCAGGTGATAGTCAGGACCGATTTCCCCATCTCCAAGATCCTAAGGAAGCCGGACTTGGCCGGACGGATGGTCGCCTGGGCGGTTGAGCTTTCAGAGTTCGGTTTGCGGTATGAGCCGAGAGGATCGGTCAAGGGCCAACACTTAGCAGATTTCGCGGCCGAGTTACCCCCGTCCGGCCAAGACGAGTGGAGTTTGTATGTGGACGGAGCGTCCGGTCGATCGGTCAGCGGGGCCGGCGTCGTACTCGAGGGCCCCAACGGATTCCTACTAGAGCATTCCTTGATCTTCAAATTCAAGGTATCCAACAATCAGGCCGAGTATGAGGCCTTAGTGGCCGGCCTCGAGCTGGCGAAAGACATGGGAGCCAGAAGAATCACCTGCCGGACGGACTCAGAGCTGGTGGTGGGTCAGATGAATGGCAACTTCCAAGTTCGAGAGGAGCGTCTATTAAGATACTTCCAGCGAGAAACGGACCTCGCAAGAGCATTTGATAAGTTGGACATACAACACATTCCCAGAGAACAAAACACACGGGCGGACGTACTGTCCAAGCTTAGTTCGGGAAAGGAGAAGGGGCAATTAACCACTGTCGTGCGGCAAGTTCTACTCCAGCCTTCAGTTGAATGTTCGGCGGTGTCTGACGGAGGAAAAGATTGGAGAGCAGAAATCCGAGAAATCATGACCCGCCAGGATGAAGGGCGGACGGTAGGACCAAGGGAGGCTAAGAAGGTCGCCCGATATCTCGAGGTGGGTGACGACCTGTATCGCAGAGGATTCTCCTCCCCTCTCCTTAAATGCTTGGGAGAGGCAGAGGCACTTTACGTTATGGACGAACTCCATAATGGCATTTGCGGTCTTCACACAGGATGGCGAGCGTTAAAAGCCCGGATACTGAGAGCCGGATACTACTGGCCTACTGTGGAAGCCGACACaaaaacgttcgtccaaaaatgCGTTCGCTGCCAAGAGCATTCCAACAGCTCCCACCTACCTCCACACGCTCTCCACTCAATGACATCCCCGTGGCCGTTCGCCCAATGGGGTATGGATATCGTTGGACCGTTCCCATTAGGACAGGCGCAGAAGAAATTCCTCCTGGTGGCGGTGGATTACTTCACGAAATGGGTAGAAGCCGAGCCCCTGGCAACCATTACAGCCGCCCAAGTCCAGAAGTTTTGCTGGAAATTG GCACGTCACCAGCTCGGTCGAGCACCCCCAGACGAATGGGCAAGCGGAAGCAATGATAAGACCATAGTCTCGGAGCTTAAACGGCGCCTAGGAGAAAAGAAGGGAGCGTGGGTGGACGAGTTACCCGAGGTCCTATGGGCATACAGATGCACGCCCCATGGGACCACTGGTGAAACCCCTTTCAACTTAACCTATGGCACTGACGCTATGTTACCAGTCGAACTGGGGGAGCCGTCCCTTAGGCGTCAAGTCGATGACCTGAACCTCAACGACCAAGAGCTGAGGATTGAGTTGGACTCTCTAGATGAACGACGAGACCGGGCCGCATTGAGGGCCGAAGCCTGCAAGCGCATGGTTGAAAGAAAGTACAACTCCAAGGTCCGGCCAAGAAGCTTCCAGGAGGGGGATCTAGTATGGAGAAAAGCAGGGGACGCCCGCCGAAACCCAGCCCACGGGAAGTTTGCAGCCAAGTGGGAAGGGCCGTTCCGCGTAGTGGAGACCCTGGGAAACGGGGCTTACAGGCTACAACGCATGAACGGACATCTGATCCCCAACACCTGGAACGCCACGCACTTAAAGTTTTACTTCAGTTAG